The stretch of DNA tacatccatccattcatccatccatctgtctatccatccatccatccatctatccatccatccattcatctgtctatccatccatccatacatccatccattcatccattcatccattcatccattcatccatccatccatccatctatccatccatccatccatccatatagccattcatccattcatccatctatccatccatccatccatccatccatccatatagccattcacacattcatccgtctatccatccatccatccatatatccattcatccatccatccgtccgtcactccatccatccattcatctgtctattcatccatccatccatccatccatccattcatctgtctatccatccatctatccatccatccagtcatccgtctatccatccattcatccatccatatatccattcatccatccatatatccattcatccatctgtctgtccatccatccatccatccattcatctgtctatccatccatccatccatccatccattcatccatctatccattcatccatccatccatccatccattcatctgtctatccatccatccatccatccattcatctgtctatccatccatccatccatccatccatatatccatccatccatccatccatccagtcatccatctatccatccatccatccatccatccattcatccatctgtttgtctgtctgtccatccactGTCAGTtgagaggcatagtccctccagcgtgtcctaagCCTTTGGGTCTCCTtctagttggacgtgcccagagaaGGAAACccagaggcatccaggaggcatcctaaccagatattACAACATTCTTGAATTGCAAAAGCATTgaatgttttgtgtgttttacagTAAGTGCTGCTTTATTAATATTGTTTTGTGTAAGCAGAagttctttaatcttttctccagCACCGTTCTCGGGAGTTTCAACAGAATGtgtctacacatttttttactgCCCTGTTTAAGCATTTTACCTTTTGGTCAACCTAATGCCTAATAAAAGGCTGCTGGACTGGTTTTTATTCCTCCTCCTGCTGTGCCAGCCTTGAAATGGGTACATTTAGAGTTTCTGACAATTTCAGACTTTCCGTGTCTGATAAATGCTCACAAACACAGTTGACATTGTCTTCCTCGACTTTTAAAACTCATCTGTCAAGTAAATGTGCGCATGCGACAAAAGTGACTTCTGTGAATTTGTTGTCTTTTGGCCTTCAAAGGCCCAGAGCTGCATCTTCCTCCTCCTGTTCCTCGCCTCCTTTAGTTTTCTCTCTGCATCTTTTGCCTCTTTCTGGCCAGCCGAGCTTCACGCATCTCCTCCAGAGTTTTACGGGGATCCATGACAAAAGCTAGAGCCACGGTGGCAGTGCCATCACCATCCTGGCGTGAGAAGCACAGGAATATGGCCCAGAGGAAGGCACAGCAGCCCATGAAGGCTGTTCGCATGTGCAACGGCATCAGGACGAAGTTAAGAAACTAAACGAACAGAAGGAGTCATAAGCTGAAGTCATATAGGGATAAATGACACACCAAACAGTTATCTTGGTAATTAACTGATTTCATGAATAAATAAGTCTTGATTACCTGCATGAACGGCCAGTACATGAGTCCAGTCTGgaacaagaaaacaaaatggtTATTATTcggaaacagaaaatgaaattaaactAAGTTAAATTACAGTTGATGAAGTAAAGTGAAGTGAATAAAAAAATTTATTTCCAAAGCAAATGTCaacaaaaatcattttaaaaatatagtgtgtatttgtgtgtatatGTGAGTGTTTTTGTAAACGTTTTATGTGTGTGTCCATTATGTGTGTGTTCCATAGGCCTACGTGTGTGTTCAATTTGTCTGTGTTCATTAACCCTTTATTGAGCCAACAGCAGTTGCGGCTCAAACGGCAGTGTGCACCCCTACAAATGTTACATCAAAACGACCAGCTTGGACGTGGGGAGTGTGTGCGTTCACCCCAAAGTTGCCTGAAAAAATCATGGTTCTGGGATAATCATCCCAATGTCAGCCCAATAACATGGTTTTGGGGTGAACAcacatgtgttcatcatgtgtgtgtgttctgaccgtgctgtgggtgtgtttgtgttttgtttgtgttcagtaaccatgtttttatttatgtaacatAATTAATTGAATAATTATTTGATTAATTAAGATTGGAGTCCAACTTTACTAAGTGACCTGCCACCCCAACGTCACCCAGATATCAAGAGTTTGGTGTGTCCGCCGCAACGTTACCCTGTGACAGCAGGCAGGCCCCTGTTTAAGATTCCTTCAGGAGTTTCCTACTGTATCATGTTTCTTTCAGGCTGAATATTTAGGCATAACTGTCAAATACATTAGGTCAAAATTCAGCTTTCACTGATCTGATTTAGTCTTTTAAACATAGATGCTTGATTGTTAAAGTCCCATCACACACACCCATCCCTGTGGGTGGCAGTTAGGTGCAGATGTGCTCGTGAGCTCTtttaaccctccaatccaaccccttaaagctgagagtcaagcaggaaggcattgggtcccatttttaagtctttggtatgaccctgaaccctgatctcccaaagtcagggcagacactctaccactaggtcactgagctggctTCTGACTATTTATTATGTAATAGCAGTCCGCCCAACAGTCTGTTAATCAGCAGGATTTCACCTCCTACACAAACTCAGTGACTTTTTCATCCCCTGCCTGAATTACCCCCGCGTTCCAGCGGCGCATGGCGCAATCTGTGTTAATCTGGCTCCATGCAGGCAGCGGGGTGGAGAGGAGAAAAGTGACTTTCCCCCCGTGTCTGAAACATTTCTTACCCTCCAGGTGTTGAAGAATTTCTCCCTCCAGTCTTCAAATACGTCCTCTTTACCCTCCAGGTAGCTCACGCCTGCCGGACAGAAATTAGAACGTGTGTGCGCTTTTTTACGCACAGTCCTGCCCAGGCCGTTAGACCAAAGATAACCCGAAGGCAGCTTCAGTTTTACGATTGGATATTTAATGTGTGAGGGTGGTACACAAATTTGTTCTGAAGTCGTAAAAACGCTAGAGCATATCGCTATTGTCTGCATATTCTGTGCCAGAAACACACGTAGAATTATCTGAGGATGAAATATCTAATCGTACCTGTGTAGAAGACACTGGTGGCCAAAGGAGAGGCGAAGCTTTGGTCCAGCAGGAGTTTGCGGAAAACCATCCCAGCGGATTTTCCAGGGAAGCGTCTCTCCAGTGCGCGGAGCCAGAAGTAATTAAAGTTTCCATGGAAACTGATTGCCACGATGGCGACATTACGGGTGTGTTTCCAGTCCATGTGCTCCTTCTGAGCGATGAGCTGGTGGACCAGGTCACCGCCAGCGAACACGCAGCCGTACAGAGTGACGTTGGCCAGCCAAGGTAACCGCTTTATGGCTTCTTTGAGTACGGCTCTCTTCATTTTGGCACCAATGGAGAAAATGGGTTATGATGGATCCGATGAGTTCAGTTCAGCTGCGCATGAGATTCGTCAGACAATAAAGGCCTATGTCCCCAGCTGTCCGACAGGACGCAATCCATTTGTGCGCAGTAATCGGGGAGGATTAAAGCCCACGTTTCCACCGGAAACAGGAGTATGCTTCATTATATAGGCTCTCTGAAGATGgatgagaaaaaaaataatagtCCTGCAAAAAATAGAAAATCTGCACAAAACCTGTCACGGCTCCATGGTGTCTGAGACAAGACTTCAGTCCAAAAACCCTTGGATAAAGGACTACAATCCGCCTTTTTTGTCCGACTAGAATGTTTCATAAAAGTATAGGAAATCTAGGTCAGGGTTGTGTCAGCTCCTCTGGATGGTGAGTCAGGTGAACCATGCGGGTCAAGGCGCTAATCTGAGGGATTGTCCTGCAGTGCGGGCTCATCTCTACTGCGTCACTGACATCAGCAGTGACCGTCTAAAGTGTGCAGGGCTTTGGGCCAAGGCGCGCTTGTGTTCGTTCAAGTTAGAGGCGTATGCAGCAAACAGTTTTAACCAGCTTTAAACATGCATTTGTCAGAATAAAGCATGTCTCCAAATGCTTTTGTCACTGAGAAGGGTGTGCAATTTCAATTATAATAGCATTTGAGTTCAATTTATAGTGaatcaaatgtttttatttttattttttcaaaagtaGTTATGCGGAATTagttaattaaaaaacactgtagAGGACGATGTTTCTTCATGGAGAAAGGCCAAAATTATCTTTGATAAAAGAAGTTGCTCCttgttaatttttaatttaagggaataatttttattgttttttatttcataaatattAACATAGGGAAGTGCCTTATTTGTGCTTCACTACAAAATCACGGGCTACCAGTTTTGTTTGGAAGTAAATTTTTGCATCTTGTAATGATGTATTGCGTCaatgaaaaataattattatttttgttaattATAGCGAATAGCTCGTGCTTTAAACTTGAGTTTTCTGGCATCTTTTTTTCCTCTAAAATATCAATAATAAACGCCCAAcctgtaaaagtaaaaaaaaaaaaaaaatcagcatcATGACTGTCATGACAGTAATTACTGAAAATACAATGCAAAGGGTTTTAAAATGTATTAGGCTACATGTTTTTTTAAGTGTATAAATAAGACTAAAATACATTTCAACTGAATTAATTTCAATGTACACACTGTGCTTGGCTAAAATGAACCGTTTATTTGAGGAGGGCTTTAACAGTCGGTTCTTATTCTAATTGGCAGAATTTTACGTCATTCAATAGAATCCTGCCGCTGATTGGCTGGATCCCATATCGCTTCGGAAGTGTCATTTTTAGACTTGACTTCAGCAAAACTTCTGCATATTTAAAGCGGCGGTGCGGGGTCTCGGAGCTGATTCGTAACTTTCCGGACAAAATGAGCACCAAGGGACATTAAACCAGGTAGTTAATTCCTATGGATAATCCGTCACGTCTGTATTGTTTTCTGCCGTAGTTAATGACAGTGGTGTGTTTGTTCTTTGGAGTATGATCCGAGTTTCATTGTCTTAGACCGCAACAAGCTAGCTAACCCAAGCTTTCTGCTCTCCCCGTGAACACAAAAGCTAAGGAGAAAAGTAGAATTCTGAAACGCACATACCGACATACCTAATCGGTTCAAGTCTTATTTGAAGTGGATGCTCTAATTTTTTTTAGCTAGTTAATCTGTTTCTCTCGGTACCGTTTAATAAAGCAAATTGTAACGAGCAGCGCACCTCTTGAAACTAGTATTGTTTTATTGTGAACAATTTCACTGCCGAATTTTTCTACGCGTTTAAATTATTAGAAAACTCACTTTTGCTTTGTGTTACAGCGTAGCAAGACTTGCTGAGAAGAGCGCAAACTTTAAATTACGAGATTTTTTAGCGGAGTTCAGTTAAAATTTTTCTTAACTTCAACTGAAACGATTTCATCTTAATCCATTGAGCTCACAATTATTTTAGATGGGTCTACAAttagtgttatttatttatttattttacacgtTACTGTGCATTTAGTTATGATGGTTAATCAGACAGCTAACAACAAATTACGGAAGTTGGGAGCGAGTTTGGACGTGTCTCTACATGAAACCTCATTGGGTCCAAATGTGAAAGTTTCAATTGGATGCCTCTCATAACATCTCTGTTAATCACAGAATGTGTAAAGAGCTAGTGTTATCATATAGAAGTCTTTATgaagaaatacacacacacacacacacacacacacacacacacacacacacacacacacacacacacacacacacaaagttattACAAAAACATAACGATAAACATGTCGTTAGGAGTTTTCAGTCACTAcagttagggctgcagctattgaatatttttgtaatcgagtactctatctaatcttatcgattaatcgagtactctaataaattacccctttgtgtttgtaaaccattatatcaaatagcatgttataaaatatgaaagacctcttaaaatgagcaagtatTTGGCAGTTATtcatcaagttttattcaaaattagttttcaaaacttcagcacttcaactttacttcgcagtaaacaaatgcctgtgcaaaaaagaagtatacaacctgagccgattttcccctcgcgcAAGATTCTAcctgcaccagaaccgctcacggcgcatgtgcaaacatggctcaccagctgtttccctattaacccacttccgttttaatttctacactttttttctcacacaataacaaggattgtcgaaaaaGCATGGTTGCTGTGGTTATGTcacattatactgatcacaaaacatttatttactttcttttgttttgctccgccactcataaatacctgtgtcctcctgcagcaatccc from Nothobranchius furzeri strain GRZ-AD chromosome 5, NfurGRZ-RIMD1, whole genome shotgun sequence encodes:
- the LOC107374113 gene encoding mpv17-like protein, which codes for MKRAVLKEAIKRLPWLANVTLYGCVFAGGDLVHQLIAQKEHMDWKHTRNVAIVAISFHGNFNYFWLRALERRFPGKSAGMVFRKLLLDQSFASPLATSVFYTGVSYLEGKEDVFEDWREKFFNTWRTGLMYWPFMQFLNFVLMPLHMRTAFMGCCAFLWAIFLCFSRQDGDGTATVALAFVMDPRKTLEEMREARLARKRQKMQREN